AATCGGGGTCAGGGCAATGCGCTGGTTGAGCACATGCCAGCCGTCGCGCTCGATCTCGTCCAGCAAGGTGGCGTAAATCGCCGCCATCATCAGGCCGGGCCGTTGGGTGCGGCGGTCGGTCTCGGGCAGCAGGCGCATGGCGTCGCGGTAGAGTTCGCGGGCACGCTGGGTCTGTTGGCGCATCAGGGCCTGGAAATTATCACTGTAACGGCCATCCAGGATCTCGTCTTTGGTGACCCCGTGGCGGGCCATATCGTCCTCGGGCAGGTAGATGCGCCCGCGCCGGGCATCATCGCCCACGTCACGGATGATATTGGTCATCTGGAAAGCCAGGCCCAGGGTCTCTGCATATTTCAGCGTCTCGGGCTGGGTGTGGCCGAAAATGCTGGCGGACAGTTCGCCGACCACCCCGGCGGCGCGCCAGCAGTATTCCTGCAGGCTGGCCCAGTCAGGATAGCGGAACTGGTCCAGATCCATTTCCATGCCTTCGATGATGGCATAGAAGGGCTCGGGCCGTAAGTTGTAGACAGACAGGTGGCGCTGCAAGGCGATGGCCACCGGGTGATCTGGCGTGCCGTCGAACATCAGTCCTACCTGGCCGCGCCACCAACTGAGTTTCATGCGGGCCACCGAGGCCTCGTGGATCTCGTCGACGATGTCGTCGACTTCCCGGCAGAATGCATACAGGGCGGTGATGGCCTTGCGCTGTTCGCTGGGCAGGAACAAAAATGAGTAATAAAAGCTGGAGCCGCTTTGGGCTGCTTTTTGTTGGCAGTATTCGTCAGGTGTCATGATGGGGAGGCAGTGCCGTGGTCGGCCGTGGACAAGGTCGGCAGAATGCGCGCCAGCATAGCAGGAAGCTGTCGCGTGGGGTCAGGATGGGCCGGTTGGCATAAGGGTTGTATTGTCCCTGGGCCAGTTTTTCCAGGATGCGCAGGCCGCCGTGCACCACCAGGCGCAGTTCCAGTCCAAAACGTCCTGGCAGGCGCCAGGCCAGTGGGCTGCCGCTCAGCAGCAGGTGGCGCGCCACCTGTATCTGGTCTTGCAGGGCAGCCTGCCAGGGTGCTGGTACTTGCGCAGGTCGGCTATTGCATAAATCGTCCAGGCCGGACAAAGTCAGTTCGTGGCGCGCCAGACAGTCCAGCGGGATATAGCAGCGTCCCTTGGCCTGGTCGATCGCCACGTCCTGGCAGAAATTGACCCGCTGCAGGCCGCTGCAGATGGCATCGGATTCGGCCAGATCCTGGGCGGATGTGGCGCCGAACAAGTGCAGCATCAGGCGGCCCACCGGATTGGCGGATCGGCTGCAGTAGTCCATCAAGGCCAACTCGTCGTGATAGTGCGGCACGTCCAGGTCCTGAATAAAGGCCGAGAGCAGATCCAGAAACGGCTGGATGGGCAGGGCGTGTTCATGGATGGTTTCGCCCAGCCGCTGGAACATCGCCTGGTCGGCTGCGGACAGGGGGGTGCGCACGGCCTTGTGGCTGCCCAGGTCCTGAATGGCCGAGCGCCAGGCCTGCAAGGCCGCCAGGCGGGTATCGCGGTCGGCATCGCCTTCGTCGGCCAGGTCGTCGGCACCCCGGGCAAAGGCATACAGGCTGCGTACCGCCGGGCGAAATCTGGCCGGCAGCAAGACCGAGGCGACAGGGAAGTTTTCGTAGTGATCAATAGACATCATCAGGCAGTATACTGAGCCTTGGCCGGCAAACGGCCCTCTCCGGCGAGGCCTAGTGTCCTGTTTGGCTAACTAGCACCTCGCTGTTCCTGTTTCTAGGGGATTCCATGCCGCGTCCGATTCTGGCGACTATTGATACCAGTGCTTTGGCTCACAACCTGCAAACCGTTGCCTATCGGCTGGCGCAGGATGCATCCGGACCACCGCCGTTCATCTGGGCTGTGATGAAATCCCGTGGCTATGGCCATGGGATGGTCGCTGCCCTGGCCGGGTTTTCCCAGGCCGACGGCCTTGCCATGCTGGATATCGACGAAGCCATCCATTGTCGTGAACTTGGTTGGTCGGGGCCGATCCTGCTGCTCGAAGGCTTCTTTGAGCCCGCCGACCTGGAAATCCTGACGCGTTACCGCATCAGCACTGCCATCCATTGCGCCGAGCAACTGGACATGCTGGAATCCGGCCCGGTGGATTGCCCCATCGATGCGCTGGTCAAGCTCAATACCGGCATGCACCGGCTGGGGTTTCAGCCCGGTGAATACGCGGATGCCTTTGCCCGCGCTCAGGCCTTGCAGGCGGTCGGCGTGCTGGGGTCGCTGGGCAAGATGACCCATTTCGCCCGCGCCGACGATGATCCTGTTGTCACCCAGGCCCAACTGGATTGTTTTCAGTCCATCACGCGCGACTTGCCGGGCATGGTCAGCGTCTGTAATTCCGCCGCCACGCTGACGCCTGGATTGGCGTCTGGTCTGTCGGCTTCCAATGGGCAATGGGTCCGGCCTGGCATCTGTTTATATGGCGCCTCGCCCTTTGCCGACCAGTCCGCCGAATCATTTGGCCTGCGTCCGGCCATGACTCTCAGCGCCCGTCTGATCAGCACGCATACTGTGCCGGCCGGTGAAGCCGTGGGCTATGGCCAGATATTTCGGGCCCAGCAGCCTATGCGCGTGGGTGTTGTTGCCTGTGGCTATGCGGATGGCTATCCCCGACATGCCGTCACGGGCACGCCCATCACGGTTGATGGGGTGCGTACGCGGCTGCTTGGCCGGGTGTCCATGGACATGCTGGCGGTTGATCTGGCCCCGGTGCCCAGCGCCGGGGTGGGTGCGCCCGTCGTGCTCTGGGGCCAGGGTGGGCCGTCGGTGGACGAAGTCGCCTTGTCCTGCGGTACCATCGGTTATGAATTGCTCTGCGCCGTGGCCCCTAGGGTGCCCCGCCGCGAAATCTGACTCACCACAGAGGACCATCGATGAAAAATAGCTGTGTGCTCGTTACCGGGGCGACCAAAGGCATAGGCTGGGCGGTCAGTCAGCGGTTGGCTGATCAGGGCTGCCATGTGGTGGGCCTGGCCCGACATACGGCGGATATCGATTTTCCTGGTTATCTGTACGGCTGCGACTTGGCCAACGCAGGCGAGACCGAAGAACTTCTGCGCGTCATCCGCGAGAAATATCCGGTGGATGCGGTGGTGAATTGCGTCGGGCCGGTCATGCCCGAACCCCTCGGAGAGGTTGATCTGGCGTCGCTCTATCAGGCCTTTGACCTGAATGTACGCGTCGCCGTGCAGGCGGTGCAGGCCTTTGTGCCTGGCATGAAAGCCCGTCACTCCGGGCGTATCGTCAATCTCTGCAGTCGTGCTGTCTATGGCTCTGCCGGGCATACCAGCTATTCTGCTGCCAAAAGCGCCTTGCTGGGCTGTACCCGCACTTGGGCGCTGGAACTCGCCCCTTATGGGGTTACCGTCAATGCCGTTTCCCCCGGCCCGGTCGAAACCGCTTCCTTTCGGGCTGAATGCCCTGTTGGCAGCGAGGCCGAGAAAGCCATTTTGGCCACCATTCCCCTGGGACGTCTTGCGCAGGCCGACGAGGTTGCTTCCGCCGTGGTCTTCCTGCTGAGTGATTCGGCGGCTTTCATCACGGGCCAGGAACTTGGCGTGGATGGGGGCGGCAGCCTGGCAGGTCGCTGATGGCCAAGGCCAGAATCGTTTTTCTTTGCTCGGATTGCGGCGGGACCACCGCCAAATGGGAAGGCCGTTGTCCGCATTGCGGGTCCTGGAACACGCTGCAAGAGTCGCATGAGACCCCGGCGGCGGCCACCCACCGTTTTGCCCCCCTGGCAGGCTCTGCGCCCGTGCGTCGCCTGGCCGACATCGAGGCGCGCGAACAAGCCCGCAATCCCACCGGCATCGAGGAATTCGACCGGGTGCTGGGGGGCGGATTGGTGGCCGGTGCGGTGGTGCTGATCGGCGGCGATCCGGGCATCGGCAAGTCCACGCTCTTGCTGCAGGCCCTGGCCAGCCTGTCGATGCGCGGCTCCGTGCTGTATGTCACCGGCGAAGAGTCCGCCGAGCAAGTCGCCCTGCGGGCTCAACGCCTGGGGGTCGCGGGCGACGCCGTCGATCTGCTGGCCGAGATTCGCCTGGAACAGATCACCGGTGCCTTGGTCGAACGCCGTCCCGAGGTCGCCGTCATCGACTCGATCCAGACCCTGTATTCTGCGGATCTGACGGCTGCTCCAGGTTCTGTGTCCCAGGTGCGCGAGTGCGCGGCCCGGCTGACGCGGGTGGCCAAGCAAACCGGCGTCACCCTCATTCTCATCGGCCATGTCACCAAAGATGGTGCCCTGGCCGGGCCTCGGGTGCTGGAACATATTGTCGATACGGTGCTGTACTTCGAGGGCGATACCCATTCTTCCTTCCGCCTGGTGCGCGCCATCAAAAACCGCTTCGGAGCGGTCAATGAGCTGGGTGTTTTTGCCATGACGGATCGTGGCCTCAAAGGCGTCAGTAACCCATCTGCCCTGTTTCTGGCCGGTCATGCGCGGGATGTGGCCGGGTCTTGCGTCATGGCTACCCAGGAAGGCACGCGACCTTTGCTGGTCGAGGTCCAGGCCCTGGTGGATACTGCGCATGTGCCGAATCCCCGGCGCCTGTCCGTGGGGCTGGAGGGCAGTCGTCTGGCGATGTTGCTGGCGGTCCTGCACCGTCATGCGGGGATCGCCACCTACGACCAGGATGTCTTCGTCAATGCCGTCGGTGGCGTGCGCATCATGGAACCCGCCGCCGACTTGGCGGTGGCGCTGGCGATCCTGTCTTCCATGCGCGATCAGGCCTTGCCCGCAGGCTTGCTGGCCTTTGGCGAAATCGGCCTGGCAGGCGAAATCCGTCCGGCCCCTCGGGGCCAGGAGCGCCTGCGCGAGGCCGCCAAGCTCGGCTTTACCCAGGCCATCGTGCCACGGGCCAATCTACCGCGTCAGGCCATCGACGGCTTGCAGGTGCAGCCCGTGGATCGGGTCGAAGACATGCTTAGCGTGCTGCGGTGATGGATAGCCTTTGGTTGATTCCCGCCTGTTTGCTAGTGGGTGGGGTCATTGGGTTTTCGGGCGGGGTGCTGGGTATCGGCGGTGGCCTGATTGCCATTCCTCTGCTGGGGTTGGTGCTGGGGTATGACCAGCAGGCCGCTCAGGGCACGGCACTCATCATGGTCTTGCCTGCGGTATTGCTGACAGTCCGAAAATACCATCAACGTGCGCCCATCGACTTACGTTCTGCGGCGGCGGGGGCGGGCGGCTCGGTGCTGTTTACCTGGATCGGCGCCCAGATCGCCCTGGGTATAGACCCGTGGCTGCTGCGCCGCATTTATGCAGGCTTTGTCTTTTTGATTGCCCTGTTTTATTTTCGGGAGAGCCTGGGCCGCAAGGCCCGCGCTCGACCCGACAGCCATTTCCACGAGGTCGGCGAGGTCCGCCGCTTTTGGTATTTCCTGGTTGGCATTTTTGCCGGCCTGACCGGTGGGGTGTTCGGCGTGGGCGGTTCGGTGTTGGCCGTGCCCTTGATGACCAGCCTTTTTCGTTTGCGCCAGACTACGGCCCAAGCCTTGGCCTTGACCATGATTGTGCCAGGTACCGTGGTGGCCCTGGCCACCTACGCCTGGCATGGCCAGGCCCATGGGCTGGTGGGGGTGCCCCTGGCTCTGGGCAGCCTGCTGTGCGTGCCCTATGGCGTGCGGCTGGCCTATGCGCTGCCCGAAGCCCGCCTGAAGCTGATTTTCGCCTGCATGTTGTTGTTGATCATGGGTTTGCTGCTGCTGCGAGGTCCAGCATGAACAGCATTCCATCCGGTTGGGTTCTGCGGCCTTTGGCCGATGGCGCTTTTTGCGTGCCGACGGCCTTGGCGGCTGCAGCCAATGCCGCCTGGTTTGATCCTCAGCGTGCGGATGCCAAGCCTGTGGCGGAAGGCGGTCGTCAGGCCGCCTGGTTTGTGGCGGGTGAACATGGCCCCGCTGTGTTGCGCCATTATCGGCGGGGCGGCTTGCGCGCCCGCCTGGGGCCGGACGGCTATGCCTGGTTGGGACAGGCCCGCGTGCGTGCTTTTGCCGAGGTGCGTGTGCTGGCGCATTTACAGGCCGCCGGGGTGCTGGTTCCCCAGCCTCTGGGGGCCGCGTACTGGCGGTTGGGCCTGTTTTACCGCACGGCGATTCTGGTCGCCCGGATCGACGGTGCGCAGGCTCTGGCCAGCCGCCTGGATCAAGCCGATCCCCAGGCGGTGGCGACCGCAATTCGGGCCATGCACCGGGCCGGGGTCTGGCATGCCGATCTGAATGCCTACAATATTCTGTTCGACTCACAAGGCCGGGTTTGGCTGATTGATTTCGACCGGGCGCGCTTGGGTGTCGTGTCCGAGGCACAACAATATAAAAACCTATTGCGACTGCGACGGTCTTTGGTTAAGGTAGCCGGCGAGCGCGGAGCGCAGTGGTGGGATGTGCTGGACACCGTCTGGCGGACATTGCCGGTTTGAAGGCTTGAATAACGGGCCTTCAGACCAAAGCCTGGGGCCTTGCCCCCTCTATCCTGTGATTTACCTTTCTATGGGGACCTTGCCATGAAATTCGGCACCGTTAAAACCCTGTTGGCCGCCACCGCGCTGATTGCAGCCGGGTCGGTTCACGCCCAGGATTCTGTCGTCAATGTCTATAACTGGGCCGAATACACGGCGCCGGATACCTTGTCGGGCTTTGAGAAGGCCACGGGTATAAAAATCCGTTACGACGTCTACGACACCAACGACACCTTGCAGGCAAAACTGCTGACCGGAAAATCCGGCTATGACGTGGTTGTTCCGTCTACCCACTATGCCGCCCGACAGGTCCAGGGTGGTCTGTTTCAGAAGCTTGACCGCTCGAAGATTCCGAACTGGAAGAACCTGGACCCTGAACTGATGGCGCTGGTGGCCACGGTCGATCCCGGCAACCAGTACCTGGTCCCTTGGGGCTACGGCACCAATGGCCTGGGCTACAACGTCACCCAGGTGCAGGACATCATGGGGCCGGATGCGCCGCTGAACTCCTGGGACATGTTGTTCAAGCCCGAAAACGCAGCCAAGCTGCAATCTTGTGGGATTTCCGTTCTGGACGAGGCCGCCCAGGTATTTCCGGCCGCCCTGCATTATCTGGGCAAGGACCCCAATAGCAGCGAACCCAAGGACTACGAGGCCGCCTTCGAGCTGCTGCAGTCCATCCGCCCCTATATTCGTCAGTTCAGTTCTTCGGGCTATATCGACGAGCTTGCTTCCGGCGGACTGTGCATGGTGTATGGCTTTTCCGGCGATGTGATGATCGCTGCCGCCCGCGCCCGTGAGGCCGGCAAGACCTACGCCATCGAATACTACATCCCGCAGGGCGGGGCGCCGGTGTGGTTCGACACCATGGCCATCCCCAAGAGTGCAGAACACGTCGATGCGGCCCATGCCTTCATCAACTACATCGAGACCCCCGAAGTCCATGCGGCCATCACCAACACCATGTTCTATCCCAATGCCAACCAGGCTGCCCGGGAGTTCGTGGTCAAGGAAGTCGCCGACAACCCCATGATTTATCCCTCGCCAGAGGTCGCGCGCACGCTGTTTGTCATCCAGCCTCAGCCCATGAATATCCTGCGCCTGCAGACGAAGCTCTGGGCGCAGCTGAAAACCGGGCGTTGATGGCCATGCTGGACCCGCGTGGCATGCCCCGCCAGGGCGAGGCCGATGACTTCGTGCGCATCGAGGACGTTGTCAAGATCTTTGGCGATACGGTTGCGGTGCGCTCGGTCAGCCTGTCGGTGCGCCGCCACGAGATCTTTGCGCTGCTGGGCAGCTCGGGCTGCGGCAAATCGACCCTGCTGCGCATGCTGGCAGGCTTCGAGGAGCCGACGTCCGGGCGCATCATCCTGGATGATGAGGACATCACCAGCCTGCCGCCTTACCGGCGGCCGGTCAATATGATGTTTCAGTCCTACGCCTTGTTTCCCCACATGACGGTCGAGGCCAACGTGGCTTTTGGCCTGAAGCAAGAAGGCGTGCCGCGCCACGAGATCCATGAGCGCGTCTTCGAGGCCCTGGATCTGGTGCAAATGGCTGCTTATGCCCGGCGCAAGCCCCATCAGTTATCAGGCGGCCAGCAGCAGCGCGTGGCCTTGGCCCGCAGCCTGGTCAAACGCCCCAAGCTGCTGTTGCTGGACGAGCCCATGTCGGCCCTGGATAAACAAATCCGCCAGGCGACGCAGATCGAGCTCGTCAAAATCCTGGACCAGGTGGGTGTCACCTGCATCATGGTGACCCACGACCAGGAAGAAGCCATGACCATGGCCAGCCGCCTGGCGGTCATGACCGAAGGCCAGATCGTGCAGTGCGGCACGCCGCATGATGTGTATGCTTTTCCCAGCACCCGCTTTGTCGCGGGCTTTATTGGCTCCACCAATTTGTTCACCGGCACGATCGTGGTGGATGAGCCCGATCATGTGCAGATCGAGTCTGACGCCCTGTCGCGTCCGCTATTTGTCAGCCACGGCGTCAGCGAACCCCTGGGTATGGAGGTTCATGTCTCGATCCGGCCCGAGCAGATTCGGGTAGGTCGACAGGCGCCGGAAACCGACTCCAACTGGGGGCATGGCATGGTTTCGCATGTGGCCTGGATGGGCAGTTATGCGCGCTATCAGATTCGCCTGGATGCGGGCCAGATGATCGAGGCCAGCGTGCCCAGCCTGGTCTGGAGCCAGACCGAAGCCCCCGGCGTGGACGAGGAAATCTACGTCAGTTGGTCGCATGACGCAGGCACGGTGCTGGCCTCATGAACCTCAGCCGCCGTCCCAGTGCCCGGCAATGGGCGATTGCCTTGCCCTTTGCCTGGTTGACGCTGTTTTTACTGGTGCCTTTCTTGCTGGTCCTGAAAATCAGCTTTTCGGACCTGCAGTTTGGTATTCCGCCATATCTGCCGATTGCCACGTTTGCGGACGAAACCCTGTCGCTGGCGCTGCACCTGCGCGGCTATATTCTGCTGTTCACCGACAGCATGTATGTGGCGGTGTATCTGAATTCCGTCAAGATGGCGCTGGTGACCACGCTGTGCTGTGCGCTGATCGGCTACCCCATGGCCTATCAGATTGCGCGCTCGCGTCCCGCGCTGCGTAATCTGCTGCTGCTGGGGGTGATTCTGCCGTTCTGGACATCGCTGCTTTTGCGCGTGTATGCCTGGGTGGGGATATTGCGCAATGACGGCTTGCTGAATAATCTGCTGATGGGCATGGGGGTTATCGATACCCCCCTGGAGATCTACCGCACGGACCTGGCGGTGTATATCGGCCTGGTTTATGCCTATCTGCCGTTTTTCATCCTGCCGCTGTATGCCAATCTGGTCAAGCTCGATCACCGCCTGCTGGAAGCCGCCTATGACCTGGGGGCGCGACCCTGGCAGGTTTTTCTGCGGGTGACGTTGCCCCTGTCCATGCCGGGGGTGATTGCCGGCGCCATGCTGGTATTCATTCCGTCGGTGGGCGAATACGTCATCCCGGAAATGCTGGGCGGGGCCAATACCCTGATGATGGGTCGGGTCATGTGGAATGAATTCTTCAATAACGCCGATTGGCCCATGGCGGCGGCGGTCACCTGCGTGATGGTGCTGCTGTTGCTGGTGCCCTTGTCCATTTTCCAGTACAACCAGGCGCGCCAGATGATGGGTAGGGAGCACTGATGCGGCGTTCTTCCTGGTTCCGTTTTCTGTCATTGGTGGTGGGTTATGGGTTTCTGTATATTCCCATCGCCTGCCTGATGGTGTTTTCCTTCAATGATTCCACCTTGATGAATTCCTGGTCAGGGTTTTCGTTGCGCTGGTATCGGGCGCTGTTCGAGGATCAGGCGCTGCTTTCAGCGGCGCGCCTGTCCTTGTTGATTGCTTTGTTGACAGCCACCGCTGCTGTGGTGATCGGCACCTGGGCGGGTTATGTGTTGGCCAGAATGGGCCGGTTTCGTGGCTTTGGCCTGTATATCGGAATGTTGAGTGCGCCCTTGGTGATGCCGGAGGTCGTGCTGGGGATATCGCTGCTGCTGATGTTCGTGGAAATGTCCAACTTTCTGGGTTGGCCGGACGGCAATGGCCTGTTCACCATCTGGGTCGGGCACGTGACGCTGTGTACCGCCTATGTGGCGGTCATCATCCAGTCGCGCGTGCGCGACCTGGATCGTTCCCTGGAAGAAGCCGCCCTGGATTTGGGGGCCTCGCCGCTGAAGGTCTTTTTTACGATTACCCTGCCATTGATTGCGCCCGCGCTGATGGCCGCCTGGCTGCTGGCCTTTACGCTGTCTCTGGATGACGTGGTAGTGGCGGCATTCCTGTCAGGTCCTGGCTATACGACTTTGCCGCTGGAAGTCTTTTCCCGTGTGCGCCTGGGGTTGAAGCCCGAAATCAATGCCCTGGCAACGCTGTTCATCGTGCTGGTGGGCGTGATTGTCGTGGCGGTGAATCGGATGCAGATCCAGGCGGGAAAGCGTCAAGGGGGCTAAGATCCCGTGAGGGAAAGCCCCCGTTGTGCAGTCACATACCCAGCGCCAGCACGGTCAGGCTGAACAGCCCCCCCGACAGCAGCATGCTGGCGGGAAAGGTCAGCAGCCAAGCCAGCAGAATTGTGCGTACCGTGCCGTTGTGCAGGCCGCTGCGGTTGGCCACCATGGTGCCAGCTACCCCAGACGACAAGACCTGGGTGGTGGATACCGGCAGGCTGAACAGGTTGGCCACCCCGATGGCCCCCACGGCGGTAATCTGCGCGGCCATGCCCTGAGCGTAGGTCATGCCTTGTTTGCCGATTTTTTCGCCTACGGTAATCACCACACGCCGCCAGCCCACCATGGTGCCTATCCCCAGGGCCAGGGCGACGGCGGCAATCACCCATAGGGGAGCGTATTCGGCAGTGATGGTCAGGTCGCTGCGCAGGCGTTGCAAGTCTGCCGCTTCGGCGGCAGGCAAGACCTTCAAGCTGCCCACTTTTCTGGCAGTGTCGTCCAGACACAGCAAATAGCGGCGCATTTGCGCCCGGGCTTCAGGCGCCAGTGCGCGGTAGGTATGCACCCCGTCCAGGCTGAGGCGCACGGCTTGAATCGTGGATGGGGTATTGCTGGGGTCGCAGTGAAAATCAGGGGCCAAGGGGGTGGGGGCGCTTTGTAGCGCCAAAAAATCGCCCAGTACATTGGTATTGCGCTCATACAGGCTTTGCAGGTGTAGCGTGGCGTCGTAGGTGCGTTGGATTTGGTAGGGTGTGGCGGCGGGGTCCAGGATGAATTTGGCGGGCACGATCCCGATCAGTACCAGCATGATCAGGCCGATGCCTTTTTGTCCGTCGTTGGACCCATGCACAAAGCTGACGCTCATGGCGGACAACACCAGCACCAGACGATTCCAGAAGGGCGGGTGCTTTTTGTTGTCGATGGCACGGCGCTGTTCGGGCGTTTTATGCATTTTCGAATCCACAAAACCCTTTTTCAGAATCAACAGCATCAGGCCGGCCACAATAAAGCCGGCTATGGGCGAAATAATCAGCGATAAACCAATATCCAGTGCTTTGTCCCAGTTGACCCCGGTGCCCAGGGGCAGGTCGCCCAGCAGGGCATTGACCACGCCTACCCCCAAAATAGCCCCAATCAAGGTGTGCGAACTGGATGATGGAATGCCCAGATACCAGGTTCCCAGGTTCCAGACGATGGCCGCCACCAGGATGGAATACACCATGGCCAGGCTACGGCCGTTTTCCAGGTTGAGCAGAACGTCGATGGGCAGTAGATGCACAATGGCATAGGCCACCCCTACACCGCCCAGCAGCACTCCCAGGAAGTTGCAGATGCCAGAAAAAAACACCGCCAGGTGGGGTGGCATGGCCTTGGTGTAGATCACG
The nucleotide sequence above comes from Castellaniella sp.. Encoded proteins:
- a CDS encoding inorganic phosphate transporter; this encodes MFDLFSGLPLAVGFSLALALALVLAFEFINGFHDTANAVATVIYTKAMPPHLAVFFSGICNFLGVLLGGVGVAYAIVHLLPIDVLLNLENGRSLAMVYSILVAAIVWNLGTWYLGIPSSSSHTLIGAILGVGVVNALLGDLPLGTGVNWDKALDIGLSLIISPIAGFIVAGLMLLILKKGFVDSKMHKTPEQRRAIDNKKHPPFWNRLVLVLSAMSVSFVHGSNDGQKGIGLIMLVLIGIVPAKFILDPAATPYQIQRTYDATLHLQSLYERNTNVLGDFLALQSAPTPLAPDFHCDPSNTPSTIQAVRLSLDGVHTYRALAPEARAQMRRYLLCLDDTARKVGSLKVLPAAEAADLQRLRSDLTITAEYAPLWVIAAVALALGIGTMVGWRRVVITVGEKIGKQGMTYAQGMAAQITAVGAIGVANLFSLPVSTTQVLSSGVAGTMVANRSGLHNGTVRTILLAWLLTFPASMLLSGGLFSLTVLALGM